A stretch of Clostridium formicaceticum DNA encodes these proteins:
- the gltX gene encoding glutamate--tRNA ligase, with the protein MSVRVRFAPSPTGFVHIGSLRTALYNYLLAKKYGGQYILRIEDTDQSRYVEGAIENLLQSMDWAGVLHDEGITLEKGNLVETGEYGPYVQSKRLDIYKKYIQILLDSGDAYYCFCSKERLDEVREKQKALGLTAKYDGHCKSLTKEEVQRKIEAGEEYVIRLKLPSNKDIEINDVIRGKVVVNTEEVDDQVLIKSDGFPTYHFAVVVDDYLMKITHVIRGEEWLPSTPKHVYLYEVLGWEAPQFVHLPNILNTEKKKLSKRQGDVSVEDFMKKGYLPEALVNYIALIGWSPEENREVFSMKELEEAFSLERVSKSGGVFDVNKLNWMNNHYIKESPIERITDLAIPYLIEAGYIVKEEVEEKYDWLKDMVSVFQDGLDYMKEIVEKVEVFFKAEFKPEDEEAEAILKLEHIEELLEIFYAKIEEEEVINQEIAKKIFKQIQKEKGIKGPNLFKPIRATLTGKVHGPDLPLMIQVLGKQDILSRIQYVKQNFI; encoded by the coding sequence ATGTCGGTAAGGGTGAGATTTGCTCCAAGTCCTACTGGATTTGTTCATATAGGTAGTTTGAGAACGGCGTTATATAACTATTTGCTGGCAAAAAAGTACGGTGGTCAATATATTTTAAGGATTGAAGATACTGATCAAAGTCGTTATGTGGAAGGTGCTATTGAGAACCTATTACAGTCAATGGACTGGGCTGGTGTTTTACATGACGAAGGCATTACCTTAGAGAAGGGGAACCTAGTAGAGACGGGAGAATATGGGCCCTATGTTCAATCAAAACGCCTAGATATTTACAAAAAATATATTCAAATTCTTTTAGATAGTGGGGATGCCTATTATTGTTTTTGCTCTAAAGAAAGATTAGACGAGGTAAGAGAAAAGCAAAAAGCATTAGGTCTTACTGCTAAGTATGATGGACATTGTAAAAGCTTGACAAAAGAAGAAGTTCAAAGAAAAATAGAAGCAGGAGAAGAATATGTAATTCGTTTGAAGCTTCCATCAAATAAGGATATAGAAATTAACGATGTCATTAGAGGTAAAGTGGTGGTTAATACAGAGGAAGTGGATGATCAGGTTTTGATTAAATCTGACGGTTTTCCCACCTATCACTTCGCTGTAGTAGTGGATGATTATTTAATGAAGATTACGCATGTAATTCGAGGAGAGGAATGGTTGCCCTCTACGCCTAAGCACGTTTATCTATATGAAGTATTAGGTTGGGAGGCGCCACAATTTGTACATTTGCCTAATATTTTAAATACAGAAAAGAAAAAGCTAAGTAAACGTCAAGGAGATGTGTCGGTAGAAGATTTTATGAAAAAGGGATATCTACCGGAGGCTTTGGTGAATTACATTGCATTAATAGGATGGAGCCCGGAAGAAAATCGAGAGGTTTTTTCGATGAAGGAGCTAGAAGAAGCTTTTTCTCTAGAACGAGTATCTAAAAGTGGTGGGGTGTTTGATGTAAATAAACTAAACTGGATGAATAACCATTACATCAAAGAGAGTCCTATCGAAAGAATTACAGACTTAGCCATTCCTTATTTAATTGAGGCGGGGTATATTGTTAAAGAAGAAGTTGAAGAAAAATATGATTGGTTAAAGGATATGGTTTCTGTTTTTCAGGATGGATTGGATTACATGAAGGAGATTGTTGAAAAGGTAGAAGTCTTCTTTAAAGCTGAATTTAAACCTGAAGATGAAGAAGCTGAAGCTATATTAAAGCTGGAGCATATAGAGGAATTATTAGAGATATTTTATGCAAAAATAGAAGAAGAAGAAGTGATCAATCAAGAAATTGCCAAAAAAATATTTAAGCAGATTCAAAAAGAAAAAGGCATTAAAGGACCTAATTTATTCAAGCCGATTCGTGCAACGCTTACAGGTAAGGTACACGGACCGGATCTTCCACTAATGATTCAAGTACTAGGGAAACAGGACATCCTGTCCCGCATACAATATGTAAAGCAAAACTTTATATAG
- a CDS encoding DUF1002 domain-containing protein: protein MKKKKRISMIVFCLLLTTLISYGSQQVVVTLGNDLNQQQRKQMLELFGVEEGSIKILVVTNQEERTYLEGLATERQIGTRAISSAYIEDLQQGEGISVETYNITWVTEEMIMNALVTAGVTNAKVVAASPFEVSGTAALTGILKGFEEITGEAISEEQKQVANEEMIKTAELGEKIGKDEASTLIREIKEVIVEKRIREPEEIKRVVIEIAGQLNIRLTEGQIEEITKLMEGITRLNLNTEVIRQQLHGIGRQLRDISRENQQVQSFLQRIIEMLRSIVESILGIFSS, encoded by the coding sequence ATGAAGAAGAAAAAACGCATTAGTATGATTGTGTTTTGTTTATTGTTAACTACATTGATTAGCTATGGGAGTCAGCAGGTTGTTGTTACGTTAGGGAATGACTTGAATCAGCAGCAGCGGAAACAAATGCTAGAATTGTTTGGGGTAGAGGAAGGAAGTATAAAAATTTTAGTTGTCACAAATCAGGAAGAAAGGACATATCTAGAGGGTCTTGCTACGGAAAGACAAATCGGAACCCGAGCTATTTCTTCAGCTTATATTGAGGATCTTCAACAAGGAGAAGGTATTTCGGTAGAAACCTACAATATTACATGGGTTACAGAAGAGATGATTATGAATGCTTTGGTGACTGCTGGTGTAACAAACGCAAAAGTGGTAGCAGCATCTCCTTTTGAAGTATCGGGTACAGCAGCTTTAACGGGGATACTTAAAGGTTTTGAAGAGATTACGGGAGAAGCCATTAGTGAAGAGCAAAAGCAAGTTGCCAATGAAGAAATGATTAAAACTGCTGAGTTAGGAGAAAAAATAGGTAAGGATGAGGCAAGTACACTGATTAGAGAAATAAAAGAAGTTATTGTTGAAAAAAGAATTCGAGAGCCAGAGGAAATAAAAAGAGTTGTCATAGAAATTGCAGGACAACTAAATATCCGTCTGACAGAGGGGCAAATAGAAGAGATTACCAAATTAATGGAAGGAATCACAAGGCTAAACCTTAATACAGAAGTAATTCGTCAACAACTGCATGGCATAGGTCGACAGTTAAGGGATATTTCTAGAGAGAATCAGCAAGTGCAGTCTTTTCTGCAAAGAATCATTGAAATGCTAAGGAGTATAGTAGAATCCATATTGGGCATATTTTCAAGTTGA
- the proS gene encoding proline--tRNA ligase, with product MGKKDKQFVAEITPMEVDFAQWYTDVILKTDLVDYSPVKGFMVIKPYGYAIWENIQKYMDHRFKETGHKNCYFPLLIPESLLKKEAEHVEGFAPEVAWVTHGGQEELGERLCVRPTSETIICEMYSKWLKSYRDLPFLYNQWCSVVRWEKSTRPFLRTSEFLWQEGHTLHETYEEAQEETLQMLSIYKETAEELLAMPVVVGRKSEKEKFAGAHATYTMEALMHDGKALQAGTSHNLAQHFTTAFDINYLDRDGELKHPYHTSWGVSTRLIGGIIMVHGDNRGLVLPPGIAPVQVVIVPIAAHKGGVIEKVDEIFAQLKDDIRVEVDDRENYSPGWKFNEWEMKGVPIRIEIGPKDIENQQVVLFRRDTLEKEVVALRDLKEKVQCLLKDVHNNLLLKAKNMRDEKTYYIKNFDEMKEIMQKGPGFVKAMWCEERECEDRIKTETGATVRCIPFEQEKLGETCPFCGKEAKVMAYFAKAY from the coding sequence ATGGGCAAAAAAGACAAACAATTTGTTGCCGAGATTACACCGATGGAAGTAGACTTTGCGCAATGGTATACAGATGTTATTTTAAAGACAGATTTAGTAGATTATTCACCTGTAAAAGGATTTATGGTAATCAAGCCCTATGGTTATGCGATTTGGGAAAACATCCAAAAATACATGGATCACCGTTTTAAAGAAACTGGACACAAAAACTGCTATTTTCCACTACTGATTCCAGAAAGCCTGTTGAAAAAGGAAGCGGAACACGTGGAAGGGTTTGCACCTGAGGTAGCTTGGGTGACGCATGGAGGACAAGAGGAATTAGGAGAGAGGCTTTGTGTTCGTCCTACTTCTGAGACGATTATCTGTGAAATGTATTCGAAGTGGTTAAAATCCTATAGAGATCTACCTTTTCTATACAACCAATGGTGTAGTGTAGTCCGATGGGAAAAAAGCACACGACCTTTTTTAAGAACCTCTGAATTTTTGTGGCAAGAAGGACACACGTTACATGAAACCTATGAAGAAGCACAAGAAGAAACACTGCAAATGCTAAGCATTTATAAAGAGACAGCAGAGGAACTTTTGGCTATGCCGGTAGTAGTGGGAAGAAAAAGTGAAAAAGAAAAATTTGCAGGAGCGCATGCTACTTATACCATGGAGGCTTTAATGCACGATGGTAAAGCGCTGCAGGCTGGAACTTCTCATAATCTAGCGCAACACTTCACAACTGCTTTTGATATTAATTATTTAGATAGAGATGGCGAGTTAAAGCATCCATATCATACTTCTTGGGGAGTATCTACCCGCCTCATTGGAGGTATTATTATGGTGCATGGAGATAATCGTGGCTTAGTGCTGCCGCCGGGAATTGCACCTGTCCAGGTGGTGATTGTACCTATTGCTGCCCATAAAGGTGGTGTTATCGAAAAAGTAGATGAAATCTTTGCACAGTTAAAGGATGATATTAGAGTAGAGGTGGATGATAGGGAAAACTATTCCCCGGGTTGGAAGTTTAACGAATGGGAAATGAAAGGGGTACCCATCCGCATTGAGATAGGACCAAAGGATATTGAAAATCAGCAGGTTGTTTTATTTAGGAGAGATACTCTAGAAAAAGAAGTCGTGGCATTGAGGGATTTGAAGGAGAAGGTGCAGTGTTTACTAAAGGATGTCCACAATAATTTACTGCTTAAGGCAAAAAATATGAGAGATGAAAAAACTTATTATATTAAAAACTTTGATGAAATGAAGGAAATTATGCAAAAAGGGCCTGGTTTTGTAAAGGCTATGTGGTGTGAAGAGAGAGAATGTGAGGATAGGATTAAGACAGAAACGGGTGCTACTGTTCGGTGCATTCCTTTCGAACAAGAAAAGTTAGGAGAAACCTGTCCTTTCTGTGGTAAAGAAGCAAAAGTAATGGCTTATTTTGCAAAAGCTTACTAA
- the ispF gene encoding 2-C-methyl-D-erythritol 2,4-cyclodiphosphate synthase, with protein MRIGLGYDVHRLVENRKLILGGVTIPYEKGLLGHSDADVLLHAVKDALLGAAGLGDIGKHFPDTDERYKGADSLRLLGEVGKMLLLKGYVVNNIDATIIAERPKMAHYIETMKENIATALDISVHQVNIKATTTEGLGFEGRGEGIAAQAIASIVIK; from the coding sequence ATGCGCATAGGTTTGGGGTATGATGTACATAGGTTAGTAGAAAACAGAAAACTCATACTAGGTGGAGTGACAATTCCTTATGAAAAAGGCTTGTTGGGACATTCTGATGCAGATGTATTACTACATGCCGTCAAGGATGCCTTGCTAGGAGCAGCAGGATTGGGGGATATTGGAAAACACTTTCCGGATACGGATGAAAGGTATAAGGGGGCCGATAGCCTAAGGCTATTGGGAGAAGTGGGAAAAATGCTATTATTAAAAGGGTATGTTGTAAATAACATAGATGCTACGATTATTGCGGAAAGACCTAAAATGGCCCATTATATTGAAACGATGAAGGAAAATATTGCTACTGCTTTGGATATTTCTGTACATCAGGTAAATATCAAAGCCACTACAACAGAAGGATTAGGGTTTGAAGGAAGAGGAGAGGGGATTGCTGCTCAAGCTATTGCTAGCATTGTTATAAAGTGA
- a CDS encoding PIN/TRAM domain-containing protein produces the protein MINRIVRGILSALGALSGLLIYIFITNNIITVTRDNFLTYGIGIIISSLIGGGFLFLLAPWLINKGRDIASWIENELANVPITNIALGSVGLIIGLIIAYLISQLTYNIPIPFVGTIVSTIVYIFMAYLGVNIATKKIEELPNLQAMFKKNVAKEKGNKKEHKGCPKILDTSVIIDGRIADICKTGFIEGPLVIPEFILEELRHIADSSVTIKRNRGRRGLDILNKIQKELDIEVKINDKTFDDIPEVDTKLLKLAQFLDGKVVTNDYNLNKVAEFQGVPVLNINELANAVKPVVLPGEEMFVQVIKDGKESGQGLAYLDDGTMIVVESGKKYIGQNIDVLVTSVLQTAAGRMIFAKPKSMADKSA, from the coding sequence ATGATTAATAGAATTGTAAGAGGCATTTTGTCCGCTTTAGGGGCACTATCTGGACTATTAATCTATATTTTTATTACCAATAACATCATAACGGTTACAAGAGATAATTTTTTAACTTATGGCATTGGAATCATTATATCTTCGCTTATCGGAGGAGGATTTCTGTTTCTTTTAGCTCCGTGGCTAATTAACAAAGGAAGAGATATTGCTAGCTGGATTGAGAATGAATTGGCTAACGTACCTATTACAAACATTGCTTTAGGGTCTGTGGGACTTATTATAGGTTTAATTATTGCGTATTTAATAAGTCAGTTAACGTATAACATTCCTATTCCTTTTGTAGGAACAATTGTTTCCACAATTGTGTATATTTTCATGGCTTACCTAGGCGTAAATATAGCTACAAAGAAAATAGAAGAATTGCCAAACTTGCAAGCGATGTTTAAGAAAAATGTTGCAAAGGAAAAAGGTAATAAAAAAGAGCATAAAGGATGCCCTAAGATACTAGATACGAGTGTAATCATTGATGGCAGGATTGCAGATATATGTAAAACAGGATTTATTGAAGGTCCTTTGGTGATACCAGAATTTATTCTGGAGGAACTTCGCCATATTGCAGATTCTTCTGTAACGATTAAAAGAAATAGAGGCAGAAGGGGATTGGATATATTAAATAAAATCCAAAAAGAGCTAGATATAGAAGTCAAGATCAATGATAAAACTTTTGACGATATCCCTGAAGTAGATACAAAACTGTTGAAGCTGGCACAATTCTTAGATGGTAAGGTTGTAACGAATGATTACAATTTAAATAAAGTAGCGGAATTTCAAGGGGTGCCAGTATTGAATATTAATGAATTAGCTAATGCTGTAAAGCCAGTAGTTTTACCCGGTGAAGAGATGTTTGTTCAGGTAATTAAAGATGGAAAAGAGTCCGGGCAAGGACTAGCCTATTTAGATGATGGAACCATGATTGTAGTGGAAAGTGGTAAAAAGTATATTGGTCAAAATATTGATGTGTTAGTTACCAGTGTGCTTCAGACGGCTGCCGGTAGGATGATTTTTGCAAAACCAAAGTCTATGGCAGATAAGTCTGCTTAA
- a CDS encoding CarD family transcriptional regulator, whose translation MFNIGDKIAYPIHGAGIIEAIEEREILGKSRKYYIMRMPLNNMKVMIPLDNVEDIGIRPVINLKEVEQVMAVLASDVTKMPQNWNRRYRANMDRIKSGDIYEVAEVVRNLMLRDREKALSTGERKILNNARQILLSELILAADMEEAEVVQLIDKVVK comes from the coding sequence ATGTTCAATATTGGTGATAAAATTGCTTATCCTATCCACGGTGCTGGAATTATTGAAGCTATTGAAGAAAGAGAAATTTTAGGGAAGTCTAGGAAGTATTATATAATGAGGATGCCTTTGAATAATATGAAGGTGATGATTCCGTTAGACAATGTAGAGGATATAGGTATTCGACCAGTCATAAACTTGAAAGAAGTAGAGCAGGTGATGGCTGTGTTGGCATCAGATGTTACAAAAATGCCTCAAAATTGGAACAGAAGATATAGAGCGAATATGGATAGAATAAAAAGTGGAGATATTTATGAAGTAGCAGAGGTAGTAAGAAATTTGATGTTGAGAGATAGAGAGAAAGCGCTGTCCACTGGCGAGAGAAAAATATTGAATAATGCAAGACAAATATTACTGAGTGAGCTTATTCTTGCTGCCGATATGGAGGAGGCAGAAGTGGTTCAACTAATTGATAAAGTAGTAAAATAA
- a CDS encoding DUF1573 domain-containing protein: protein MEKFSLKGFQHKVDDVLVRHSSVLDILTKLQESSARINRAVAKSATYCGCIQLNITKQEAPQDISYSELKNYMSSHVTGDLCDVCREKIEQELSINFFYITALANAFNTDIESLLNSYYENQLKTLGKYGLL from the coding sequence ATGGAAAAGTTTTCTTTAAAGGGTTTTCAGCACAAAGTTGATGATGTTTTAGTCAGGCATAGTAGTGTTTTAGATATATTGACAAAGCTTCAGGAAAGCAGTGCTCGTATTAACCGTGCTGTTGCAAAATCTGCCACTTATTGTGGATGTATACAATTAAATATCACAAAACAAGAAGCTCCGCAGGATATCTCTTATTCTGAATTAAAAAATTACATGTCTAGTCATGTAACCGGGGATTTATGTGATGTTTGTAGAGAGAAAATAGAACAAGAGTTGTCTATAAACTTTTTTTACATAACTGCTCTTGCTAATGCTTTTAATACAGATATAGAGAGTCTCCTAAACAGCTATTATGAAAATCAATTGAAAACCCTGGGAAAGTATGGTTTATTATAA
- the radA gene encoding DNA repair protein RadA has product MKEKIIYQCSSCGYQSLKWVGRCPGCDSWNTVEETIVQMTKKSTTSKNNIKKKAPTLKLTDVQGSKSDRIVTQINEFNRVMGGGIVRDSMTIITSPPGGGKSTLTLAVANDVAAKGYKVLYASGEESDSQIKNRADRILNKINENIWIIADTSMDHVLETIEEIDPDLVIVDSIQTFSLSQHLPARAGNPTQTMECSNELLKVAKNSNKPRAVIMIGQMNKNDEIAGLRSLEHLVDTVLVIEGEDEAELRGILATKNRFGSTGEMGFFSMTERGLLSIDNPSEFFMTKREEGEVVSGSALTVLREGSRPIIVEIESLVSNAFTPYPSRIGEAFRREQLNTLISILEQRGGINLFNKNVVIKTTGGIKLKEQAVNLAVIMSIASSVYNKGIANDVVFIADVGLTGELKKVPALEARIKELDRMGFKKVYIAKNAFSKTVKFNNIDVVQLKTLQEVIQQVFSGGKS; this is encoded by the coding sequence ATGAAAGAAAAAATAATATATCAATGTTCAAGCTGTGGATACCAGTCACTAAAGTGGGTGGGAAGGTGCCCTGGTTGTGATAGTTGGAATACTGTTGAAGAAACCATTGTCCAAATGACTAAAAAGTCTACAACAAGTAAAAATAATATAAAAAAGAAAGCACCTACATTAAAACTAACAGATGTTCAAGGGAGCAAAAGTGATCGCATCGTCACGCAGATAAATGAATTTAATCGGGTGATGGGGGGCGGCATTGTTAGAGATTCCATGACAATTATCACCTCGCCTCCTGGAGGGGGTAAATCTACTTTAACCTTAGCAGTAGCAAATGATGTAGCTGCAAAAGGTTATAAAGTTTTGTATGCTTCTGGAGAAGAAAGTGATAGTCAAATTAAAAATAGGGCGGATAGGATATTGAATAAAATTAATGAGAATATTTGGATTATTGCCGATACAAGTATGGATCATGTTTTAGAAACTATCGAAGAAATAGATCCTGATTTGGTGATTGTGGATAGCATACAGACATTTAGTTTGAGCCAGCATCTACCTGCAAGGGCGGGAAACCCAACACAAACGATGGAGTGTTCTAATGAATTGTTAAAGGTCGCAAAAAATAGTAATAAACCAAGGGCTGTTATTATGATAGGTCAAATGAACAAAAATGATGAAATAGCTGGATTAAGGTCACTGGAACATTTGGTTGATACAGTATTGGTAATAGAGGGAGAAGATGAAGCGGAGTTAAGAGGGATCTTAGCTACAAAAAATAGATTTGGCAGCACTGGAGAAATGGGTTTTTTTTCAATGACGGAAAGAGGACTTTTGTCTATAGATAATCCCTCAGAGTTTTTCATGACGAAAAGAGAAGAAGGGGAAGTTGTTTCAGGAAGTGCCCTAACTGTTCTACGAGAGGGTTCTAGGCCCATTATTGTAGAGATAGAAAGCTTAGTATCTAACGCCTTCACTCCATATCCTTCTAGAATTGGAGAGGCTTTTAGGAGAGAACAATTAAATACACTAATATCTATTCTTGAACAAAGGGGAGGAATTAATCTTTTCAATAAAAATGTAGTTATTAAAACCACAGGGGGAATAAAGCTTAAAGAACAAGCAGTAAATTTGGCTGTTATTATGAGTATTGCTTCCTCTGTATATAATAAAGGTATAGCAAATGATGTAGTTTTTATTGCAGATGTGGGACTTACGGGGGAACTCAAAAAAGTCCCTGCTCTTGAAGCAAGGATAAAAGAGCTTGATAGAATGGGTTTTAAGAAAGTATATATTGCAAAAAATGCTTTTTCTAAAACTGTTAAATTTAATAATATTGACGTTGTTCAACTAAAAACCCTTCAAGAAGTAATTCAGCAGGTTTTTTCAGGAGGGAAGTCTTAG
- a CDS encoding ATP-dependent Clp protease ATP-binding subunit, with protein sequence MAVNGRFTERAQQSIILSQRYAQQLGHNYVGTEHLLLGLLQEGEGIGAKALKNLGIEISQLQEKVIDTVGKGLQQPQLVGFTPRTKRVFELSFEVARSLGHSYIGTEHLLLGLIAEGEGIAAKVLIQMGINLDKAKEEVLKLLNNKGPQNNHPNLNNPQKGISGTPTLDKYGRDLNQMVREGKIDPVIGRNKETQRVIQILSRRTKNNPCLVGEPGVGKTAVAEGLAQQIVEGNIPEILKDKRVITLDISSMLAGAKYRGEFEDRLKKVMEEIRQAGNVILFIDEIHTMVGAGAAEGAIDAANILKPALARGELQTIGATTIDEYRKHIEKDAALERRFQPIMIEEPSVEDTIKILQGLRDKYEAHHRVKITDEALTAAGELSHRYITDRYLPDKAIDLIDEAASKVRLTVVTAPSDLKDLEETLAKLSKEKEEAISLQDFERAALLRDKEKSTKEELEKRQVDWKDRSHINKAIVDTEEIAEVVADWTGIPVKKLQQEESERLLNMEKILHERVIGQEEAVKSVSKAIRRARVGLKDPKKPIGSFIFLGPTGVGKTELSRALAEAMFGEEDAMLRIDMSEYMEKHTVSRLIGSPPGYVGFDEGGQLTEKVRRKPYSVILFDEIEKAHPDVFNVLLQILDDGRLTDAKGKTVDFKNTIIIMTSNVGAHTIKKQKSLGFAVNEKDVTKNEYEKMKDNVMGELRRSFRPEFLNRIDDIIVFHSLDREYITQIVDLMIGDLKKRLDKLDIQVEITDKAKAYIADQGYDPQFGARPLKRAIQKLIEDKISEELLKGNVMAGNHVEIDFEKDDLVVTKK encoded by the coding sequence ATGGCGGTAAATGGCAGATTTACAGAAAGAGCACAGCAATCTATTATTTTATCTCAGCGATATGCTCAACAATTGGGACATAATTATGTAGGAACAGAGCATTTGCTATTGGGTTTATTGCAAGAAGGAGAAGGGATTGGTGCTAAGGCTTTAAAAAATTTAGGTATTGAAATTTCTCAATTGCAAGAAAAAGTAATTGATACAGTGGGAAAGGGATTGCAGCAGCCACAATTAGTGGGTTTTACCCCAAGAACAAAAAGAGTATTTGAACTTAGTTTTGAGGTAGCTAGAAGCTTAGGACATAGTTATATTGGCACAGAACATTTGCTATTGGGTTTAATAGCAGAAGGTGAGGGAATTGCCGCTAAGGTATTAATTCAAATGGGAATAAATTTAGATAAAGCAAAAGAGGAGGTGTTAAAGTTGTTAAATAATAAAGGTCCTCAGAATAACCATCCTAATCTAAACAATCCACAAAAAGGGATCAGTGGTACACCAACCCTTGATAAGTATGGCAGAGATTTAAACCAAATGGTAAGAGAAGGGAAAATAGATCCTGTTATTGGTAGAAATAAGGAAACGCAGAGGGTTATACAAATATTAAGTAGAAGAACAAAAAATAACCCGTGTTTAGTAGGAGAACCTGGTGTGGGAAAAACAGCTGTAGCAGAAGGCTTAGCTCAGCAAATTGTTGAAGGCAATATTCCTGAAATCTTAAAGGATAAAAGAGTTATTACGCTAGATATTTCTTCCATGTTAGCAGGAGCTAAATATAGGGGAGAGTTTGAAGACCGCCTAAAAAAAGTGATGGAGGAAATAAGGCAGGCAGGAAATGTTATTTTATTTATTGATGAGATTCATACGATGGTTGGCGCAGGAGCAGCGGAAGGAGCTATTGATGCCGCTAACATTTTGAAACCAGCTTTAGCTCGGGGAGAATTGCAAACCATCGGCGCTACCACCATTGATGAGTATAGAAAACATATAGAAAAGGATGCTGCACTAGAAAGAAGATTTCAACCTATCATGATAGAAGAGCCTTCTGTAGAAGATACCATTAAAATACTACAGGGATTAAGGGATAAATATGAGGCGCATCATAGGGTAAAAATAACAGACGAAGCACTAACGGCAGCAGGTGAATTATCCCATCGCTATATTACGGATAGATATCTACCAGACAAAGCCATCGATTTAATTGATGAGGCAGCTTCTAAAGTACGGTTAACGGTGGTAACAGCGCCGTCGGATTTAAAAGACTTAGAGGAGACGCTAGCAAAATTGAGCAAAGAAAAGGAAGAAGCCATCAGCCTACAGGATTTTGAGAGAGCAGCACTGTTAAGGGATAAAGAAAAATCTACGAAGGAAGAACTTGAAAAGAGGCAAGTGGATTGGAAGGATAGGAGTCATATCAATAAGGCTATAGTAGATACCGAGGAAATTGCCGAGGTTGTTGCTGATTGGACGGGCATACCGGTGAAAAAGCTTCAACAGGAAGAGTCTGAAAGACTGCTAAATATGGAGAAGATACTACATGAAAGAGTAATTGGCCAAGAAGAAGCGGTGAAGTCTGTATCGAAGGCTATTAGAAGAGCAAGAGTAGGACTAAAAGATCCTAAAAAACCTATTGGTTCTTTTATTTTCTTAGGGCCTACAGGTGTAGGAAAAACAGAATTATCGAGAGCTTTAGCAGAAGCCATGTTTGGTGAAGAGGATGCTATGCTTCGTATAGATATGTCGGAATATATGGAAAAGCACACAGTGTCAAGATTAATAGGCTCCCCCCCTGGTTATGTAGGGTTTGATGAAGGTGGTCAATTAACAGAAAAGGTTAGAAGAAAGCCCTACTCTGTTATTCTATTTGATGAGATTGAAAAGGCCCATCCAGATGTCTTTAATGTGCTGTTACAAATATTAGATGATGGGCGCCTTACAGATGCAAAAGGTAAGACAGTAGATTTTAAAAATACCATTATCATTATGACTTCTAATGTGGGTGCTCATACGATAAAGAAACAAAAATCTCTCGGATTTGCTGTGAACGAAAAAGACGTTACAAAAAATGAATATGAAAAAATGAAAGACAATGTTATGGGGGAACTAAGAAGAAGTTTTCGGCCTGAATTTTTAAACAGAATTGATGATATTATTGTATTCCATAGCTTAGATAGAGAATATATCACACAAATTGTAGATTTAATGATAGGGGACTTGAAAAAACGTCTGGATAAATTAGATATCCAAGTAGAAATTACAGATAAAGCGAAAGCTTATATTGCAGATCAAGGATATGATCCACAATTTGGCGCAAGGCCTTTAAAGAGAGCAATACAGAAATTGATAGAAGATAAGATATCAGAAGAACTATTGAAGGGAAATGTGATGGCTGGAAATCATGTAGAAATTGATTTTGAGAAAGATGATTTGGTAGTAACGAAAAAATAG